Proteins encoded within one genomic window of Streptomyces taklimakanensis:
- a CDS encoding dipeptidase has product MTQGSRPSSVRSGLEATVTSLMPRARAELAELVAFKSVADPAQFPPEECAAAAEWVADALRAEGFTDVALLDTPDGSRSVYGFLPGPAGAPTVLLYAHYDVQPPLDEAAWLSPPFTLTERDGRWYGRGAADCKGGLIMHLLALRALKANGGVPVNVKVIAEGSEEMGTGGLERYAEQHPELLAADSIVIGDSGNFRVGLPTVTATLRGMTMVTVRVDTLEGNLHSGQFGGAAPDALAALIRMLDSLRAEDGSTTVDGLAADASWEGLRYSEEDFRADAKVLDGVELIGSGTVADRIWARPAVTVLGIDCPPVVGATPSVQASAQALISLRIPPGVDAAEATKLLTAHLESRAPWGARVRIEQVGEGQPFRADTTSPAYAAMAEALREAYDGTEMKTAGMGGSIPLCNTLASLYPEAEILLIGLSEPEAQIHAVNESVSPEELRRLSVAEALFLRGYAEARRG; this is encoded by the coding sequence ATGACCCAGGGCAGCCGCCCCTCGTCCGTCCGATCAGGGCTGGAGGCCACCGTCACCTCGCTGATGCCCAGGGCCCGCGCCGAACTCGCCGAGTTGGTGGCCTTCAAGTCGGTGGCCGACCCGGCGCAGTTCCCGCCCGAGGAGTGCGCGGCGGCGGCGGAGTGGGTGGCCGACGCGCTGCGCGCCGAGGGCTTCACGGACGTGGCGTTGCTGGACACCCCGGACGGCAGCCGGTCGGTGTACGGCTTCCTGCCCGGCCCGGCCGGCGCGCCGACCGTCCTGCTCTACGCCCACTACGACGTGCAGCCGCCGCTGGACGAGGCCGCCTGGCTCTCCCCGCCGTTCACCCTGACCGAGCGCGACGGACGGTGGTACGGGCGCGGCGCCGCCGACTGCAAGGGCGGCCTCATCATGCACCTGCTCGCGCTGCGCGCCCTGAAGGCGAACGGCGGAGTGCCGGTGAACGTCAAGGTGATCGCCGAGGGCTCCGAGGAGATGGGCACCGGCGGGTTGGAGCGCTACGCCGAACAGCATCCGGAGCTGCTGGCCGCCGACAGCATCGTCATAGGGGACTCCGGCAACTTCCGTGTCGGCCTGCCCACCGTCACCGCCACCCTGCGTGGAATGACCATGGTGACGGTGAGGGTCGACACCCTGGAGGGCAACCTGCACTCCGGCCAGTTCGGCGGAGCGGCTCCGGACGCGCTCGCCGCACTGATCCGGATGCTGGACTCGCTGCGCGCCGAGGACGGTTCCACCACCGTCGACGGGCTGGCCGCGGACGCCTCCTGGGAAGGGCTGCGGTACTCGGAGGAGGACTTCCGCGCGGACGCCAAGGTCCTGGACGGGGTGGAGCTGATCGGCTCGGGTACGGTCGCCGACCGGATCTGGGCCCGCCCGGCCGTCACCGTGCTCGGCATCGACTGCCCGCCGGTCGTCGGCGCCACCCCCTCGGTGCAGGCGAGCGCCCAGGCCCTGATCAGCCTGCGGATCCCGCCGGGTGTCGACGCCGCCGAGGCCACCAAGCTGCTCACCGCCCACCTGGAGTCCCGCGCCCCCTGGGGCGCGCGGGTGCGGATCGAGCAGGTGGGCGAGGGCCAGCCGTTCCGTGCGGACACCACCAGCCCGGCGTACGCCGCGATGGCCGAGGCGCTGCGCGAGGCGTACGACGGCACCGAGATGAAGACGGCCGGCATGGGCGGCTCGATCCCGTTGTGCAACACCCTGGCCTCGCTCTACCCCGAGGCGGAGATCCTGCTGATCGGTCTGAGCGAGCCGGAGGCACAGATCCACGCCGTCAACGAGAGCGTCTCGCCCGAGGAGCTGCGTCGGCTGTCGGTCGCCGAGGCGCTGTTCCTGCGCGGGTACGCCGAGGCACGGCGCGGCTGA
- a CDS encoding ROK family protein: MTPTRTTRLERGRGALGPALELVHTGRAPTRAVLTAELGVTRATAGAVAAELEALGLITVDSRPGVAAGTQGRPSHRLSIDPDGPVVLAAQVHADGFRAALVGLGGRIVATEPGALTVEADPAQVLTEVVNAGVRLLRETGRRCLGAGLAVPSAVAEPEGTALNPLHLAWPPGAPVRDIFTRCLAGAGVVGPSGDEPVTGHAANDINLVALAEHRHGAGRGARDLLCVATGHRGVGGALVLDGRLHTGSSGLAMEVGHLTVDPGGRPCHCGGRGCLDVETDPLAFLEAAGREPGPETGMLRRALELLRTGYATDPAVRDAAHLLVDRLGLGLAGLVNILNPDRILLGGLHSALLEVDAERLHAVMGERSLWGRGGSVPVLACALEHSSLVGAAELAWQPVLDDPMAALSG; encoded by the coding sequence GTGACCCCGACGCGTACAACAAGGCTGGAGAGAGGCCGCGGCGCCCTCGGCCCGGCGCTGGAACTCGTGCACACCGGGCGCGCGCCCACCCGTGCGGTGCTCACCGCGGAGCTCGGCGTGACCCGGGCGACCGCGGGGGCCGTGGCCGCCGAGTTGGAGGCGCTCGGGCTGATCACCGTCGACTCCCGGCCCGGGGTCGCGGCGGGAACCCAGGGGCGCCCCTCGCACCGGCTGTCGATCGACCCCGACGGTCCGGTCGTGCTCGCCGCGCAGGTGCACGCCGACGGGTTCCGCGCCGCCCTCGTCGGACTGGGCGGCCGCATCGTCGCCACCGAGCCCGGCGCCCTGACCGTGGAGGCCGATCCGGCGCAGGTCCTCACCGAGGTCGTCAACGCCGGGGTCCGGTTGCTGCGCGAGACCGGGCGGCGCTGCCTGGGGGCGGGGCTGGCGGTCCCCTCCGCCGTCGCCGAACCCGAGGGCACGGCCCTCAACCCGCTGCACCTGGCCTGGCCTCCGGGCGCGCCGGTGCGGGACATCTTCACCCGTTGCCTGGCCGGGGCCGGTGTCGTCGGGCCGTCCGGGGACGAGCCCGTGACCGGCCACGCCGCCAACGACATCAACCTCGTGGCGCTCGCCGAGCACCGCCACGGCGCCGGCCGCGGCGCCCGCGACCTGTTGTGCGTGGCCACCGGGCACCGCGGCGTCGGCGGCGCGCTGGTCCTCGACGGCCGGTTGCACACCGGCAGTTCGGGGCTGGCGATGGAGGTCGGACACCTGACCGTGGATCCGGGCGGCCGGCCCTGTCACTGTGGAGGGCGGGGCTGCCTCGACGTGGAGACCGACCCCCTGGCCTTCCTGGAGGCCGCCGGGCGCGAACCCGGACCGGAGACCGGCATGCTCCGGCGCGCCCTGGAACTGCTCCGCACCGGATACGCCACCGACCCGGCGGTGCGCGACGCCGCCCACCTCCTCGTCGACCGGCTCGGCCTCGGGCTGGCCGGGCTGGTGAACATCCTCAACCCCGACCGGATCCTCCTGGGCGGTCTGCACAGCGCGTTGTTGGAGGTCGATGCCGAGCGACTGCACGCGGTGATGGGGGAGCGCAGCCTGTGGGGACGCGGCGGCAGCGTGCCGGTGCTGGCCTGCGCCCTGGAACACAGCAGCCTGGTCGGCGCCGCCGAACTGGCCTGGCAGCCCGTTCTGGACGACCCCATGGCGGCGCTGTCGGGCTGA
- a CDS encoding AfsR/SARP family transcriptional regulator encodes MAEGLRFELLGPLRALRDGAEVPLGPPRQRAVLAVLLLQEGRPMSYDALVSAVWGGEPPSHVRNLAQKYVSGLRRAFAAAGGGGSSPELVWTGSGYRLENAGIDDLAERRTLLREALTARESGDLRRAGALARQAEELWRGEFAEGLTGPYLAGERRRWAEKRLMVLETRLEGDLELGHYRECVRELTRRVDEHPLRERLVELLMLALYRGGRPAEALVAYEEARRRIAEGTGGDPGPALRELHARILRQDPTLLPESALAS; translated from the coding sequence ATGGCTGAGGGTCTGCGATTCGAACTGCTCGGTCCGCTGCGAGCCTTGCGCGACGGGGCCGAGGTACCACTGGGACCGCCCAGACAGCGGGCGGTGCTCGCCGTCCTGCTGCTCCAGGAAGGGCGGCCGATGTCGTACGACGCGCTGGTGAGCGCGGTCTGGGGCGGCGAACCGCCCTCACACGTGCGGAACCTGGCACAGAAGTACGTCTCCGGTCTGCGTCGGGCCTTCGCGGCGGCGGGTGGCGGGGGCTCGTCCCCGGAACTGGTGTGGACCGGCAGCGGCTACCGATTGGAGAACGCCGGGATCGACGACCTGGCGGAGCGGAGGACGCTGCTGCGCGAGGCCCTGACCGCGCGGGAGTCCGGCGACCTCCGTCGGGCCGGCGCGCTGGCGAGACAGGCCGAGGAGCTGTGGCGCGGCGAGTTCGCCGAGGGGCTCACCGGCCCGTATCTGGCCGGCGAGCGGCGCCGCTGGGCGGAGAAGCGCCTGATGGTGCTGGAGACGCGCCTGGAGGGCGATCTGGAGCTGGGCCACTACCGCGAGTGCGTCCGCGAGTTGACGCGGCGGGTGGACGAGCACCCCTTGCGCGAACGCCTGGTGGAGCTGCTGATGTTGGCCCTGTACCGCGGTGGGAGGCCCGCGGAGGCGCTGGTGGCCTACGAGGAGGCACGGCGACGGATCGCGGAGGGAACGGGGGGCGACCCGGGACCGGCCCTGCGGGAACTGCACGCCCGGATCCTGCGTCAGGACCCCACGCTGTTGCCGGAGTCCGCGCTGGCCTCGTGA
- a CDS encoding TetR/AcrR family transcriptional regulator, translating to MNAIRGARERARAEITAAIKDEARRQLAREGAARLSLRAVARELGMVSSALYRYFPSRDDLLTALIIDAYDAVGSAAERALAAADRDAPVTRWREVCGAVRRWALAHPHEYALIYGSPVPGYFAPQATVAPASRVALALVVVARDARAAGVLREPAVDEAVPVPPEAVAEDAVRLVERLGIDLPAPVTAALVAAWAELFGLIGFELFGHFNRLIDAREEFFDHAVTRLAATVGLTDPPKEP from the coding sequence ATGAACGCGATCAGAGGAGCCAGGGAACGGGCCCGCGCCGAGATCACCGCCGCCATCAAGGACGAGGCGCGCCGACAGCTCGCGCGGGAGGGCGCCGCCCGCCTCTCCCTGCGCGCGGTCGCCCGTGAGCTGGGCATGGTCTCCTCCGCGCTCTACCGCTACTTCCCCAGCCGCGACGACCTGCTGACAGCGCTGATCATCGACGCCTACGACGCGGTCGGCTCCGCGGCCGAACGGGCCCTGGCCGCGGCGGACCGGGACGCCCCCGTCACCCGCTGGCGTGAGGTCTGCGGAGCGGTGCGTCGGTGGGCCCTGGCCCATCCGCACGAGTACGCGCTGATCTACGGCTCACCCGTCCCCGGCTACTTCGCGCCCCAGGCCACCGTCGCCCCCGCCTCCCGTGTCGCCCTGGCCCTGGTGGTCGTCGCACGCGACGCCCGCGCGGCGGGGGTGCTGCGCGAACCGGCCGTCGACGAGGCGGTCCCCGTGCCGCCCGAAGCGGTCGCCGAGGACGCCGTCCGGCTCGTGGAGCGCCTCGGCATCGACCTCCCCGCCCCGGTGACGGCGGCGCTCGTCGCGGCCTGGGCCGAGCTGTTCGGGCTGATCGGTTTCGAGCTGTTCGGACACTTCAACCGGCTGATCGACGCCCGCGAGGAGTTCTTCGACCACGCCGTCACACGGCTCGCCGCCACCGTGGGGCTGACCGACCCCCCGAAGGAGCCCTGA
- a CDS encoding DeoR family transcriptional regulator — translation MSENQNLLAEQRRTLILDEVRRRGGVRVNELTRRLKVSDMTVRRDLDALARQGVLEKVHGGAVPVSGASTHEPGFEAKSSLELGAKEEIARAAAAMVAPGSAIALSGGTTTYALARHLSEVPELTVVTNSVRVADVLHAARGADGGTGNDAGGGGRAGAATVVLTGGVRTPSDSLVGPVADAAIRSLHFDVLFLGVHGISVEAGLSTPNLAEAETNRRLVRSARRVVVVADHTKWGTVGLSSFASLEEVDTLVTDSGMPEATRTEIGDLLPGLELVVAGGGTGDAEGAR, via the coding sequence GTGAGCGAGAACCAGAACCTCCTGGCGGAGCAGCGGCGCACGCTCATCCTGGACGAGGTCAGGCGCCGCGGCGGGGTGCGCGTCAACGAGCTGACCCGCCGGCTGAAGGTCTCGGACATGACGGTGCGCCGCGATCTGGACGCGCTGGCCCGGCAGGGCGTCCTGGAGAAGGTGCACGGCGGCGCGGTGCCGGTGTCGGGGGCGAGCACCCACGAGCCGGGGTTCGAGGCGAAGTCGTCCCTGGAACTGGGGGCCAAGGAGGAGATAGCGCGGGCGGCCGCCGCGATGGTGGCGCCGGGGAGCGCGATCGCGCTCTCGGGAGGGACGACGACGTACGCGTTGGCCCGGCACCTGTCGGAGGTGCCGGAGTTGACGGTGGTGACCAACTCCGTGCGGGTGGCGGACGTCCTCCACGCCGCGCGGGGCGCGGACGGCGGCACGGGGAACGACGCGGGGGGCGGCGGCCGGGCGGGCGCGGCGACGGTGGTGCTCACCGGTGGGGTGCGCACCCCCTCGGATTCGCTGGTGGGTCCGGTGGCGGACGCGGCGATCCGCTCCCTCCACTTCGACGTGCTGTTCCTGGGCGTGCACGGCATATCCGTCGAGGCGGGGCTCTCCACGCCCAATCTGGCCGAGGCGGAGACCAACCGCCGTCTGGTCCGTTCGGCCCGCCGGGTGGTCGTCGTCGCGGACCACACCAAGTGGGGAACGGTGGGGCTCAGCTCGTTCGCCTCGCTGGAGGAGGTGGACACACTGGTGACCGACAGCGGGATGCCGGAGGCGACGCGCACCGAGATCGGCGACCTCCTTCCGGGCCTGGAGCTGGTGGTGGCGGGTGGGGGAACCGGTGACGCGGAGGGCGCGCGGTAG
- a CDS encoding geranylgeranyl reductase family protein, whose product MSSENAEGTDRQDPVWDVVVVGAGPAGASAAYAAAVTGRRVLLVEKAELPRYKTCGGGIIGPSRDALPPGFELPLRDRVYAVTFSLNGRFARTRRSRNMLFGLVNRPEFDQALVESAQKAGAELWTGVTVSRVEQHGPAVPDRRTVAVVLADGRTVLARAVVGADGSASRIGAHVGVKVDQVDLGLEAEIPVPPSVAEDWAGRVLIDWGPLPGSYGWVFPKGNTLTVGVISARGEGAATKRYLEDFIARLGLAGFEPEISSGHLTRCRSTDSPLSRGRVLVCGDAAGLLEPWTREGISFALRSGRLAGEWAMRVAEAHDAVDARRQALNYAFAVKSGLGVEMGVGSRMHTVFSRRPGTLHALLTGFRPAWNAFARITRGTTTLGELVRTHPLAQRALERMDR is encoded by the coding sequence GTGAGCAGCGAGAACGCCGAGGGTACGGACCGACAGGACCCGGTATGGGACGTCGTGGTGGTCGGAGCGGGACCGGCCGGGGCCTCGGCGGCGTACGCCGCGGCCGTCACCGGGCGCCGGGTCCTTTTGGTGGAGAAGGCCGAACTCCCGCGGTACAAGACCTGCGGCGGGGGCATCATCGGCCCCTCCAGGGACGCCCTGCCGCCCGGCTTCGAACTGCCCCTGCGCGACCGGGTGTACGCGGTCACCTTCTCGCTGAACGGCAGGTTCGCCCGTACCCGCCGCTCCCGGAACATGCTGTTCGGCCTGGTCAACCGGCCCGAGTTCGACCAGGCGCTGGTGGAGTCGGCGCAGAAGGCCGGCGCGGAGCTGTGGACGGGAGTCACCGTCTCCCGCGTCGAGCAGCACGGCCCGGCCGTTCCCGACCGGCGCACCGTCGCCGTGGTCCTCGCCGACGGGCGGACCGTGCTGGCCCGTGCCGTGGTCGGAGCGGACGGCAGCGCCAGCCGGATAGGAGCCCACGTCGGGGTGAAGGTCGATCAGGTGGACCTGGGACTGGAGGCGGAGATCCCGGTGCCACCGTCGGTGGCGGAGGACTGGGCGGGACGCGTCCTCATCGACTGGGGACCGCTGCCCGGCAGCTACGGCTGGGTGTTCCCCAAGGGGAACACGCTCACGGTCGGGGTGATCTCCGCCCGTGGGGAGGGTGCCGCCACCAAGCGCTACCTGGAGGACTTCATCGCGCGTCTGGGGCTGGCCGGCTTCGAGCCCGAGATCTCCTCGGGGCACCTCACGCGCTGCCGTTCGACGGACTCGCCGCTCTCCCGCGGCCGGGTCCTGGTCTGTGGCGACGCCGCCGGGCTGCTGGAGCCGTGGACGCGCGAGGGCATCTCCTTCGCCCTGCGCTCCGGCCGGTTGGCGGGGGAGTGGGCGATGCGCGTCGCCGAGGCGCACGACGCGGTCGACGCACGCCGCCAGGCCCTCAACTACGCCTTCGCCGTCAAGTCGGGGTTGGGCGTGGAGATGGGGGTGGGAAGCCGCATGCACACCGTCTTCTCCCGCCGTCCGGGAACGCTCCACGCCCTGCTCACCGGATTCCGCCCGGCCTGGAACGCCTTCGCCAGGATCACCCGGGGGACGACCACGCTCGGGGAGCTGGTCCGCACCCACCCGCTCGCCCAGCGCGCCCTGGAGAGGATGGACCGCTGA
- a CDS encoding ROK family protein has translation MDQDLLAALDIGGTKIAGALVDDDGGLLVSTRRPTPARESGDDVMRAVTEVLDELRASDQWPRVAAVGIGSAGPVDGRRGTVSPVNIPGWRDHPLVDGVRATVGNMPVSLVGDGVAITAAEHWQGAARGRDNALCMVVSTGVGGGLVLDGRLHTGPTGNAGHIGHISVDLDGAPCPCGARGCVEGLASGPNIARRALEDGWRPGPDGDTSARAVAAAARAGDPVAAASFERAARALAAGIAATATLVEIEIAVIGGGVAQAGEVLFGPLRRTLAEYATLSFVRDLEVVPAGTGTDAGLVGAAAACREALGRPV, from the coding sequence ATGGACCAGGATCTTCTCGCCGCCCTCGACATCGGCGGCACCAAAATCGCGGGCGCTCTGGTGGACGACGACGGTGGACTGCTGGTGAGCACGCGGCGCCCCACCCCCGCCCGGGAGTCGGGCGACGACGTGATGCGCGCGGTGACGGAGGTGCTCGACGAGCTGCGGGCCTCCGACCAGTGGCCGCGTGTCGCGGCGGTGGGCATCGGCAGCGCCGGACCGGTGGACGGCCGGCGCGGCACGGTGAGTCCGGTCAACATCCCCGGCTGGCGGGACCACCCGCTGGTCGACGGGGTGCGCGCCACCGTCGGGAACATGCCCGTGTCCCTGGTCGGGGACGGGGTGGCGATCACCGCCGCCGAGCACTGGCAGGGCGCGGCGCGGGGCCGGGACAACGCCCTGTGCATGGTGGTCTCCACCGGTGTGGGCGGCGGACTGGTCCTGGACGGACGGCTGCACACCGGACCGACCGGGAACGCCGGGCACATCGGCCACATCAGCGTGGACCTCGACGGCGCGCCCTGCCCGTGCGGCGCGCGCGGTTGCGTGGAGGGACTGGCCAGCGGTCCCAACATCGCCCGGCGAGCCCTGGAGGACGGCTGGCGGCCCGGACCGGACGGCGACACCAGCGCCCGAGCGGTGGCGGCCGCCGCGCGGGCGGGGGACCCCGTGGCGGCGGCCTCCTTCGAGAGGGCCGCGCGGGCGCTGGCGGCCGGGATCGCGGCCACCGCGACCCTGGTGGAGATCGAGATCGCGGTGATCGGCGGGGGAGTGGCACAGGCCGGCGAAGTGCTGTTCGGACCGCTGCGGCGCACGTTGGCCGAGTACGCCACGCTCTCCTTCGTCCGGGACCTGGAGGTCGTCCCGGCCGGAACGGGAACGGACGCCGGTCTGGTGGGAGCCGCGGCGGCCTGCCGGGAGGCGCTGGGCCGGCCGGTGTGA
- a CDS encoding NUDIX domain-containing protein gives MIVWLNGASGAGKTAAAHELVELLPESTLFDPELVGAGLRALLPRKRLDEVADPQDLPAWRRLVVDTAAALHGEVGGTLVAPMTLLRQEYRDEIFGGLAARRIPVRHVLLEVAETTLRERVARREEEAEDEEARAAVRSRGLEHLPAYRRALDWLRADAYTLDASSLTPRQVAEKVAAALRAGNGTCEIVQTPEPTTETVAAGILLFDEEDRVLLVDPTYKPGWEFPGGVVEPGEPPARAGVREVAEELGLRLDAVPRLLVVDWEPPRPPGYGGLRLLFDGGRLTAAAANGLLLPDAELRGWRFVTEDEAAGLLPPVRMERLRWALRARERGTTLNLEAGTPVGA, from the coding sequence GTGATCGTCTGGCTGAACGGCGCCTCCGGCGCCGGCAAGACCGCTGCGGCCCACGAGCTGGTCGAGCTGCTGCCCGAGAGCACCCTCTTCGACCCCGAGCTGGTCGGCGCCGGCCTGCGCGCGCTGTTGCCCCGCAAGCGCCTGGACGAGGTGGCCGACCCCCAGGACCTGCCCGCCTGGCGGCGGCTCGTGGTGGACACGGCCGCCGCCCTCCACGGGGAGGTGGGAGGGACGCTGGTGGCGCCGATGACGCTGCTGCGGCAGGAGTACCGCGACGAGATATTCGGCGGGTTGGCGGCCCGCCGCATCCCCGTGCGGCACGTGTTGCTGGAGGTCGCGGAGACGACCCTCCGAGAGCGCGTGGCCCGGCGCGAGGAGGAGGCCGAGGACGAGGAGGCCCGCGCGGCGGTGCGCTCCCGGGGCCTGGAGCACCTCCCGGCGTACCGGCGTGCCCTGGACTGGCTCCGGGCCGACGCGTACACCCTGGACGCGTCCTCCCTCACCCCCAGGCAGGTGGCCGAGAAGGTGGCGGCGGCGCTGCGCGCCGGGAACGGCACCTGCGAGATCGTGCAGACACCGGAGCCCACCACCGAGACCGTGGCGGCCGGGATCCTCCTGTTCGACGAGGAGGACCGGGTGCTGCTGGTCGACCCGACCTACAAGCCGGGCTGGGAGTTCCCCGGCGGCGTCGTCGAGCCCGGCGAACCGCCCGCCCGCGCCGGAGTGCGCGAGGTGGCGGAGGAACTGGGCCTGCGGCTGGACGCCGTCCCCCGGCTGCTCGTCGTCGACTGGGAGCCGCCCCGACCGCCCGGTTACGGCGGTCTGCGCCTGCTGTTCGACGGCGGCCGGTTGACCGCCGCCGCGGCGAACGGCCTGCTGCTGCCCGACGCGGAGCTGCGCGGGTGGCGGTTCGTCACCGAGGACGAGGCGGCCGGACTGCTGCCCCCGGTGCGGATGGAGCGGCTGCGCTGGGCCCTGCGCGCCCGGGAGCGGGGCACCACCCTCAACCTGGAGGCGGGCACGCCGGTCGGCGCGTGA
- a CDS encoding ATP-binding protein: MISHPSTSGRQRTVEFQALPSRAGQVRRIVSAHLRYWKLDALVAPASTGVAELLSDVHRRTGTDRRCTVEIALRLDELRISVRDDTPGPPTARFPGFLPVGTGRVARDDTEDGALWLTLPVPPRTASGDAPVPPAGSVPPAGSAARSVGGEPRQVPPPPSSPEPEPEPGSLSRPGSSARSRRPAPARAGAGARTAP, from the coding sequence GTGATCAGCCACCCCAGTACGTCCGGCCGGCAACGGACGGTGGAGTTCCAGGCCTTGCCCTCGCGGGCCGGACAGGTTCGCCGAATCGTTTCCGCTCATCTGCGCTACTGGAAACTGGACGCGCTCGTCGCCCCGGCCTCGACCGGTGTCGCCGAGTTGCTCTCCGACGTCCACCGCCGGACGGGCACCGACCGGCGGTGCACCGTGGAGATCGCGTTGCGCCTGGACGAGTTGAGGATCTCCGTGCGCGACGACACCCCGGGGCCGCCCACCGCCCGCTTCCCGGGGTTCCTCCCCGTCGGCACCGGTCGGGTGGCGCGCGACGACACCGAGGACGGGGCCCTGTGGCTCACCCTGCCGGTCCCGCCCCGGACCGCCTCGGGCGACGCGCCCGTGCCCCCCGCGGGGTCCGTGCCCCCCGCGGGATCCGCGGCACGGTCGGTGGGCGGCGAACCGCGTCAGGTCCCGCCCCCGCCGTCGTCCCCCGAGCCGGAGCCCGAGCCGGGGTCCCTGTCGCGACCGGGCTCCTCGGCCCGCTCCCGGAGGCCGGCTCCCGCCCGAGCGGGAGCCGGCGCCCGGACCGCTCCCTGA
- a CDS encoding nitroreductase family deazaflavin-dependent oxidoreductase, with product MSATVDRRAHHRKPGVLTRHVLNRAVGWLNRRGVEVAGSRILAVRGRKSGEWRTTPVNPLEFRGERYLVAPRGHTQWVRNLRAAGGGELRLGRRVERFTAVELSDDEKPAVLRAYLAKWKWEVGAFFEGVGPTSDDEELSAAAHQHPAFRITLEE from the coding sequence ATGAGCGCGACAGTGGATCGGCGGGCGCACCACAGGAAGCCCGGCGTGCTCACCCGGCACGTCCTCAACAGGGCGGTCGGATGGCTGAACCGGCGGGGCGTCGAAGTGGCCGGCTCGCGGATCCTGGCGGTGCGGGGGCGCAAGAGCGGCGAGTGGCGGACGACTCCCGTGAATCCGCTGGAGTTCCGGGGCGAGAGGTACCTCGTCGCACCACGCGGCCACACCCAGTGGGTGCGCAACCTGCGGGCGGCGGGTGGCGGGGAGCTGCGGCTCGGTCGGCGCGTGGAGCGGTTCACGGCCGTGGAACTGTCGGACGACGAGAAGCCGGCGGTGCTGCGGGCCTATCTGGCGAAGTGGAAGTGGGAGGTGGGGGCCTTCTTCGAGGGTGTCGGACCGACGTCCGACGACGAGGAGCTGTCGGCGGCGGCCCACCAGCACCCGGCCTTCCGGATCACCCTGGAGGAGTGA